The sequence CCGAGCCGTACAGCACCGCGGTCCGGATCGCGGCCATGTCATTCCGGTCCGCGCTGGCCAGGTAGCCCATGAATCCGCCCGCGAAGCAATCGCCGGCGCCGGTGGGGTCCATCACCGCCTCCATCGGATAAGCCGGGGCCACGAACAGCTCCCCGGCGTGACTCACCAGGCTGCCATACTCACCGCGCTTCACCACGATGGTCCGCGGACCGAGGGCGGCGATCCGCCGGACCGCCGTAACCAGATGATATTCGCCGGTGAGCATGCGCGCCTCACCTTCATTGAGCAGCAGGATGTGTACCCGGGACAGGACACGGGCCAGCGCATCGGGTTTGTTCTGGATCCAGTAGTTCATCGAGTCCAGAGCGACCAGGGGATCTCCCTCCATCTGGTCGAGGACGTGGTGCTGCAGGTCTGGATCGATGTTGCCGAGAAACAGGTGCCGGACTCGCCGATGGTCCGGATGGACCTCGGGCTTGAACTCGGCGAAGACGTTCAGCTCGGTGGCCAGCGTGTGCGCCTCGTTCAGGTCGCGGTTGTATTCGCCCGCCCAGAAGAACGACTTGCCGCGGCGGCGCTGGATCTGGCGGATATCGATCCCGTGGTCCAGGAAGATCCGCAGATGCTCGTCGGTGAAATCCTCGCCGATCACCGCGACGACGGCGACGTCG is a genomic window of Acidobacteriota bacterium containing:
- a CDS encoding sugar kinase, yielding MSLLAIGSVAFDSITTPFGRAERVVGGSATYFSLVASFFTDVAVVAVIGEDFTDEHLRIFLDHGIDIRQIQRRRGKSFFWAGEYNRDLNEAHTLATELNVFAEFKPEVHPDHRRVRHLFLGNIDPDLQHHVLDQMEGDPLVALDSMNYWIQNKPDALARVLSRVHILLLNEGEARMLTGEYHLVTAVRRIAALGPRTIVVKRGEYGSLVSHAGELFVAPAYPMEAVMDPTGAGDCFAGGFMGYLASADRNDMAAIRTAVLYGSVMASFDIEAFSVDRLRELTFPDIQARLERFRQVIGV